A genomic region of Chryseobacterium sp. KACC 21268 contains the following coding sequences:
- a CDS encoding DUF2807 domain-containing protein, whose protein sequence is MKKISILFVLFLLSTNIFGQSDKLNELFDHYQDTEGVTSIKIAKPMFKLLNNLKIDDAELGKIQPLLGKVNGLKMLILEKPNKSATGDSNDQKMLLQSGKIEKEIAASLKNMKYEELVTVNSRDNKIKFMAQDISANVMDNLILNIMSEDSSVLMMLDGKISMDDVSNLMAETQNVTSVNPVSTITSNNTNVGSVRTVSEFNGIEVSSGVEVEFSQNPTRNVTVKTEADKQQYVVTEVENGVLKIFVRNKGVKNLNFNNLKVVVSNPKLSRLVTKSGASFKAITPINESTLAISCNSGSLISGTFKISTNSALEVESGSNAKINLDTKSIAIDASSGSSLKLSGTANSSVISASSGSSVSAGDFVTKSAVVDASSGSSVKINTTESITASASSAASIQYKGNPSKVTKSAQEVTGASINSIN, encoded by the coding sequence ATGAAAAAAATATCAATATTATTCGTACTATTTCTACTGTCAACCAATATTTTTGGACAGTCGGACAAACTAAATGAACTCTTCGACCATTATCAGGATACGGAAGGTGTGACCTCGATCAAGATCGCGAAACCGATGTTCAAACTTCTGAACAATCTGAAAATCGATGATGCAGAATTAGGCAAGATCCAACCACTTCTCGGAAAAGTGAACGGACTGAAAATGCTGATCCTGGAAAAACCTAACAAATCAGCAACTGGAGATTCTAATGATCAGAAAATGCTTCTCCAATCTGGCAAGATCGAAAAAGAAATTGCAGCCTCTCTCAAGAATATGAAATATGAGGAACTGGTCACTGTGAACAGCCGGGACAACAAGATCAAATTTATGGCGCAGGATATCTCGGCCAATGTGATGGACAATCTGATCCTCAATATTATGTCAGAAGATAGTTCGGTTCTGATGATGCTGGACGGAAAGATCTCGATGGATGATGTCAGCAATCTAATGGCGGAAACGCAGAATGTAACTTCGGTAAATCCAGTTTCAACCATCACTTCAAACAATACGAATGTTGGAAGTGTGAGAACGGTTTCCGAATTTAATGGAATCGAAGTGTCGTCAGGTGTAGAAGTGGAATTCAGTCAAAATCCAACGCGAAATGTAACGGTAAAAACAGAAGCTGACAAGCAACAATATGTAGTGACGGAAGTGGAAAACGGTGTTTTGAAGATCTTTGTGAGAAACAAAGGTGTGAAGAATTTGAACTTCAATAATTTGAAAGTGGTGGTTTCCAATCCGAAATTGTCAAGACTCGTAACCAAATCTGGAGCATCGTTCAAGGCCATAACGCCAATCAACGAATCGACACTTGCGATCAGCTGTAATTCGGGCTCGTTGATCTCAGGAACTTTCAAGATCTCTACAAACAGTGCTTTGGAAGTAGAATCTGGATCCAATGCGAAGATCAATCTGGATACAAAATCGATTGCCATCGATGCAAGCAGCGGAAGTTCTTTGAAGTTATCAGGAACAGCAAACTCCAGCGTCATCAGCGCAAGCAGTGGAAGTTCGGTCTCTGCAGGTGATTTTGTGACAAAGTCTGCGGTGGTAGATGCATCGTCAGGATCGAGTGTGAAAATCAATACCACGGAAAGCATTACAGCCAGCGCAAGTTCTGCAGCGTCCATCCAATACAAAGGAAATCCGTCGAAAGTGACCAAATCTGCTCAGGAAGTGACTGGTGCAAGCATTAATTCCATCAATTAA
- a CDS encoding sigma-70 family RNA polymerase sigma factor, translating into MTQEIFQSTVYSLKNEMFRFAKKFLMSADEAEDVVMDLMMKFWQKKEELLVVENLKSFAMRSVKNECLNRLKHHEVKLGFASQTKHTSELYQIETNNMKEQILGFISQLPDKQKMVIHLKDVEEYEISEIAGIMEMEENAVRVNLMRARQKVKESINKLYAYENRQIQGLGI; encoded by the coding sequence ATGACTCAAGAAATATTTCAATCAACGGTTTACAGTCTCAAGAATGAGATGTTCCGTTTTGCGAAAAAATTTCTGATGAGCGCAGATGAAGCCGAAGATGTGGTAATGGACCTGATGATGAAGTTCTGGCAAAAGAAAGAAGAACTCCTGGTTGTAGAGAATCTGAAAAGTTTCGCGATGAGAAGTGTAAAAAATGAATGTCTGAACCGCCTGAAACACCACGAAGTGAAGTTGGGATTTGCAAGCCAGACAAAACACACCTCGGAACTTTACCAGATCGAAACCAATAATATGAAAGAGCAGATCTTGGGATTCATTTCCCAACTGCCGGATAAACAAAAGATGGTCATTCACCTGAAAGATGTGGAAGAATATGAGATCTCAGAGATCGCGGGCATTATGGAAATGGAAGAAAATGCAGTCCGCGTAAACCTGATGAGAGCAAGACAAAAAGTGAAAGAATCAATTAACAAACTCTATGCGTATGAAAACCGACAGATACAAGGATTGGGAATCTAA
- a CDS encoding serine hydrolase: MNFRKVIAPVLVVLSIVSCSKKTEKENNVEESKFPNYGNVDLEKVFTPEELTLADQASIVPQINNYYQKVWDQGDLSGGVLVAKGNKIIFEKYRGFGREGKQMPIDENTALHVASVSKTMTAMAVLKLIDAGKLKLEDNLTKFFPKFPYTDITVFSLLSQRSGLPKYEHFDQGIKPAPEELKKEFLTNQDVLDMLIKYKPDLARISNTGFMYCNTNFALLALIVEKVTATPFPEAMQEIVFKPLKMNHTYIFQKKDIPTASQSFFSGYRLYPLDKLDLIYGDKNVYTTPRDLLNFSVALYSKDFLKPELEAKIFEPYSNEKKGINNYGLGFRMKNFDNGEKLTYHNGWWHGTNSVFAHLLKSKVTIIAIGNKYSGKVYSALALSGLFEDFPLELEKFNKTMNPAGGNEKDTAASANGEL, encoded by the coding sequence ATGAATTTTAGAAAAGTAATTGCCCCGGTTTTAGTTGTATTATCAATAGTTTCTTGCAGCAAAAAAACGGAGAAGGAAAACAATGTAGAGGAATCAAAATTTCCAAATTATGGGAACGTCGATCTAGAAAAAGTGTTCACGCCAGAAGAGTTAACCTTAGCAGATCAGGCTTCAATCGTTCCTCAGATCAATAATTATTATCAGAAAGTTTGGGATCAAGGCGATCTGAGTGGAGGCGTCCTAGTTGCAAAAGGAAACAAGATCATCTTCGAAAAGTACCGAGGATTTGGTAGAGAAGGCAAACAAATGCCGATCGATGAGAACACAGCACTTCACGTGGCTTCCGTCAGCAAAACGATGACCGCAATGGCCGTTCTGAAGCTGATCGACGCTGGCAAACTAAAACTAGAAGACAACCTTACCAAATTTTTCCCCAAATTCCCATACACTGATATTACCGTTTTCAGTCTTTTGTCACAAAGAAGCGGACTTCCAAAATACGAACATTTCGATCAGGGCATAAAACCAGCGCCAGAAGAACTTAAAAAAGAATTCCTTACCAATCAGGATGTCTTGGATATGCTGATCAAATATAAACCAGATCTGGCAAGAATTTCCAATACCGGATTTATGTACTGCAACACCAACTTTGCGCTGCTCGCTTTGATCGTTGAAAAAGTCACCGCAACACCTTTTCCAGAGGCAATGCAGGAGATCGTCTTCAAACCTTTGAAGATGAATCACACGTACATTTTCCAGAAGAAAGATATTCCTACTGCTTCCCAGTCATTTTTCAGTGGCTACAGACTTTATCCATTAGATAAACTGGACCTGATCTATGGTGATAAAAATGTTTACACAACGCCGAGAGATTTGCTTAATTTTTCCGTAGCCTTATATTCCAAAGATTTCCTGAAACCAGAACTTGAAGCCAAAATCTTCGAACCTTACAGCAACGAGAAGAAGGGAATCAACAATTACGGCTTAGGCTTCCGAATGAAAAATTTTGACAACGGCGAAAAACTCACTTATCATAATGGTTGGTGGCACGGAACCAATTCGGTTTTTGCCCATCTTTTGAAATCGAAGGTTACAATCATCGCGATTGGAAACAAATATTCAGGGAAAGTTTACTCTGCTTTAGCGCTTTCTGGATTGTTTGAAGATTTTCCTTTAGAATTGGAAAAATTCAACAAGACGATGAATCCCGCAGGAGGCAATGAGAAAGATACAGCAGCATCTGCCAACGGAGAATTGTAG
- a CDS encoding 2-hydroxyacid dehydrogenase gives MKILQLDKNHPLISEQLTAKGFVVEEDHISTYDEVLEKIQDYEGIIIRSRIPLDKNFLTKASHLKFIARVGAGMENIDIETAEKLNIKLINSPEGNRDSVAEHVVGMLLILMNRLFIASNEVKNGIWKREENRGDELLGKTFGIIGYGNMGKATAKRLSGFGVEVIFHDILPNLSDEFATQVSLEELQKRADILSLHIPLTNETNYLIDENFISKMEKNFYFVNTARGKNLKTKALVEAIEAGKVLGACLDVLEYEKSSFENLEVENQDLQFLLDSEKVIVTPHIGGWTHQSKIKLAQVIVDKIIENFTA, from the coding sequence ATGAAAATCCTTCAGCTCGATAAAAATCATCCTCTCATTTCTGAACAACTTACTGCCAAAGGTTTTGTGGTAGAAGAAGACCACATTTCAACTTACGATGAGGTGTTGGAAAAGATCCAGGATTACGAAGGCATCATTATCAGAAGCAGAATTCCATTGGATAAGAATTTCTTAACCAAAGCTTCTCATCTCAAATTCATTGCTAGAGTAGGTGCAGGAATGGAAAATATTGATATCGAAACTGCCGAAAAATTAAACATAAAACTGATCAATTCGCCGGAAGGCAACCGCGACTCTGTGGCGGAACACGTTGTCGGGATGTTGTTGATCTTGATGAACAGACTATTCATCGCTTCCAACGAGGTGAAGAATGGGATTTGGAAACGTGAAGAAAACCGAGGCGATGAACTGCTAGGCAAAACTTTTGGGATCATTGGTTACGGAAATATGGGAAAGGCAACTGCTAAGAGACTGTCTGGTTTTGGTGTTGAGGTCATTTTCCACGATATTTTGCCAAATCTTTCCGATGAATTTGCAACGCAGGTTTCCTTGGAGGAACTTCAAAAAAGAGCCGATATTTTAAGCCTTCACATTCCTTTGACCAATGAAACAAATTATTTGATCGATGAAAACTTCATTTCAAAAATGGAAAAGAATTTCTACTTTGTCAATACGGCCCGTGGGAAAAATCTTAAAACGAAAGCTTTAGTAGAAGCGATTGAAGCTGGCAAAGTTCTAGGTGCTTGTCTGGACGTTTTGGAATATGAAAAGTCCTCTTTTGAAAACCTCGAAGTAGAAAATCAAGATTTGCAATTCCTTTTAGATTCTGAAAAAGTGATTGTTACGCCACACATCGGCGGATGGACACATCAAAGCAAGATCAAATTGGCTCAGGTGATTGTAGATAAAATAATTGAAAACTTTACCGCCTAG
- a CDS encoding acyl-CoA thioesterase produces MQKSKKPIDSLTVMTNIVLPNETNSLRNLFGGELLSRMDRAASISATRHCERRVVTASVNHVSFNHPIPEGGIVVLESKVSRAFSTSMEIYVDVWLDDPINQTKIQTNEGIYTFVAVDEFNRPIPIPHIEPETELEIERYEAALRRKELSLILSGRMKPTDSVELKKLFLGE; encoded by the coding sequence ATGCAAAAATCCAAAAAACCAATAGATAGCCTTACGGTAATGACGAATATCGTCCTGCCCAACGAAACCAATTCATTAAGAAATCTTTTCGGAGGCGAGCTGTTGTCAAGAATGGACCGCGCAGCTTCGATCTCAGCGACCAGACATTGCGAAAGACGCGTTGTAACAGCTTCTGTAAACCACGTTTCTTTCAATCACCCGATTCCAGAAGGTGGGATTGTAGTTTTGGAATCTAAAGTTTCCAGAGCTTTTTCTACGTCGATGGAGATCTATGTGGATGTTTGGTTGGATGATCCGATCAATCAGACGAAAATTCAGACGAACGAAGGAATTTACACATTCGTGGCAGTTGATGAGTTCAATAGACCAATTCCAATTCCTCACATAGAACCGGAAACAGAGTTGGAAATAGAACGCTATGAAGCAGCGTTGAGAAGAAAAGAATTGTCACTGATCCTTTCCGGAAGAATGAAACCGACTGATTCTGTAGAACTCAAAAAATTGTTCTTAGGAGAATAA
- a CDS encoding T9SS type A sorting domain-containing protein — protein MRKFYFLGLALLASATAFGQLTYTVNNGEYKLTYGKTSDYSFYNPQSAPTFYVHVWSSQTDGDNDKGNFDDAWTNSTTTMTWDAAENAYVGTINLNTKLFTNSNNTMPAGTVVQRIGVVFKNKSNGADFQSSDRDLEGPTTLTSLAVSEVGGKAKSQVAAGKLFTSAKGNVDLTVYDFGGKVIKTMKANANGNPIDLNLNQKGLFLVQISGNNVSEVVKFAN, from the coding sequence ATGAGAAAATTTTATTTTCTAGGACTTGCTTTGTTAGCGAGTGCTACAGCTTTCGGGCAACTTACTTACACTGTAAACAACGGTGAGTACAAATTAACTTACGGTAAAACCAGCGATTATAGCTTCTATAATCCACAAAGCGCACCAACATTTTATGTTCACGTTTGGTCATCTCAGACAGATGGCGATAATGACAAAGGAAACTTTGATGATGCTTGGACCAACTCTACAACCACGATGACTTGGGATGCAGCAGAAAATGCTTACGTAGGGACAATTAACCTTAATACAAAACTTTTCACAAATTCTAACAACACTATGCCAGCTGGAACTGTTGTTCAAAGAATTGGTGTTGTTTTTAAGAATAAATCCAATGGTGCAGATTTCCAATCTTCCGATAGAGATCTTGAAGGCCCAACTACACTTACAAGCCTAGCGGTTTCTGAGGTTGGTGGCAAAGCAAAATCGCAAGTTGCAGCTGGAAAACTATTCACATCAGCAAAAGGAAACGTAGACCTTACAGTTTATGACTTTGGTGGAAAAGTGATCAAAACAATGAAAGCAAACGCAAACGGAAATCCGATTGACCTTAATCTTAATCAAAAAGGATTATTCTTGGTACAGATTTCTGGTAACAATGTTTCAGAAGTTGTAAAGTTTGCAAACTAG
- a CDS encoding TonB-dependent receptor: protein MKGLLFLGVFIAPFYFSQTTDSVQVTSIKAVEFTKRTPVAKSIINVDKELADKNLGQDLPILLKNQMSVISTSDAGNGVGYTGLRIRGTAGTSINVMLNGVPYNDSESQGTFFVNVPDLTSSASQIVIQRGVGSSSNGVSAFGASVNVISRDPSDTFSVRTDDSYGSFNTYKYSAEVNSGKFWKNRLSVMGRYTHIHSDGFIDRAFSDLHSYNFSALFQEKNTELRFLAFGGKEKTYQAWNGIDKATWETNPRFNYSGAIYDANWENITGYYDNETDNYRQNHYQFLWNQRFSEEWKLEITAHYTKGKGFYENYKQGDPFARYSLPNQVVNGTEEEYSDFIRKKWLDNDFYGVISTLYGKLGNLDLNVGAVANQYYGKHFGNVTGVFFPQIQESEYYRNRSIKNEVSGFAKAIYKLGQFEIFGDLQVRNIDYDTKIQLAGDSEGADLDRKWTFFNPKAGVNYNIGNGKIFLSYANAHREPNRDDLFANPDTKAETLHDFEVGLEKQVGKVAFTANAYYMYYEDQLVLNGQINNVGEFIRTNSGKSYRAGIELGVLAKLSDKLQLSANTTLSSNKNKEFISETDEGLVNYGKTNISFSPNVIANGNVTYSPFKDFNVGVTAQYVGKQFLDNSGDKVNQLEDYLVPDFNVSYKLPLAKNEVVLRFLLNNFTDTKYVNNGFSGPYYFAQAGINFMFGVSIKLN, encoded by the coding sequence ATGAAAGGTTTACTTTTTTTAGGAGTGTTCATTGCTCCATTCTATTTTTCACAAACTACAGATTCTGTACAAGTTACAAGCATTAAAGCTGTAGAATTCACCAAACGAACGCCGGTCGCTAAATCCATTATCAATGTTGATAAGGAACTTGCGGATAAGAATCTCGGCCAAGATCTGCCGATACTTTTGAAAAACCAAATGTCCGTCATATCTACTTCCGATGCGGGAAATGGTGTAGGTTACACAGGTTTAAGGATCAGAGGAACGGCTGGAACAAGTATCAATGTAATGTTGAATGGCGTTCCTTATAATGATTCCGAGTCGCAGGGTACTTTTTTTGTGAATGTTCCGGATTTGACGAGTTCGGCTTCACAAATTGTGATCCAGCGTGGTGTGGGAAGTTCTTCCAACGGTGTTTCGGCTTTCGGAGCAAGTGTCAATGTCATTTCCAGAGATCCATCGGATACATTTTCTGTGAGAACGGATGATTCTTATGGCTCGTTCAATACCTACAAATATTCTGCTGAGGTCAATTCCGGGAAGTTCTGGAAAAACCGATTGTCTGTGATGGGAAGGTACACGCACATCCATTCTGATGGTTTTATTGACAGGGCTTTTTCCGATCTGCATTCCTATAACTTTTCCGCTTTGTTTCAAGAAAAAAATACAGAGTTAAGGTTTTTAGCCTTCGGAGGTAAAGAAAAGACATATCAAGCGTGGAATGGAATCGATAAGGCCACTTGGGAAACGAATCCGAGATTCAATTATTCCGGAGCCATCTACGATGCAAATTGGGAAAACATCACAGGTTATTATGATAATGAGACCGACAATTACAGACAAAATCATTATCAATTCCTATGGAACCAACGTTTTTCTGAGGAGTGGAAACTCGAGATCACAGCACATTACACCAAAGGAAAAGGGTTCTATGAGAATTACAAACAAGGTGATCCGTTCGCCAGATACAGTTTGCCCAACCAAGTGGTGAATGGTACGGAGGAAGAATATTCGGATTTTATCAGAAAAAAATGGCTGGACAATGATTTCTACGGTGTGATCTCCACTTTGTATGGTAAACTAGGAAACCTTGATCTGAATGTCGGTGCCGTTGCCAATCAGTATTACGGAAAGCACTTTGGAAATGTGACGGGCGTTTTTTTTCCACAAATTCAGGAATCGGAATATTATAGAAACCGCTCTATCAAAAATGAAGTTTCGGGTTTTGCAAAAGCGATCTATAAGTTGGGGCAATTTGAGATCTTCGGAGATCTTCAGGTGAGGAATATCGATTATGATACAAAGATCCAATTGGCTGGCGATTCTGAAGGTGCAGACCTGGACAGAAAATGGACGTTCTTCAATCCAAAGGCTGGTGTTAACTATAATATCGGAAACGGAAAAATATTTCTTTCCTATGCCAATGCGCACCGCGAACCAAATCGTGATGATCTTTTCGCAAATCCTGATACGAAGGCAGAAACGCTTCACGACTTCGAAGTTGGATTGGAGAAGCAAGTGGGGAAAGTGGCATTTACGGCAAATGCTTATTATATGTATTACGAAGACCAATTGGTTTTGAATGGTCAGATCAACAATGTTGGCGAGTTCATCAGAACCAATAGCGGAAAAAGTTACAGAGCAGGAATTGAGTTGGGTGTTTTAGCAAAACTTTCGGACAAATTACAGCTGTCTGCAAATACGACTTTGAGTTCTAATAAAAATAAAGAATTCATCTCCGAGACCGATGAAGGTCTGGTGAATTATGGGAAAACGAATATTTCCTTTTCTCCCAATGTGATTGCGAATGGAAATGTCACGTATTCTCCATTTAAAGATTTCAACGTGGGAGTGACTGCGCAATATGTTGGTAAGCAATTCTTGGATAATTCCGGAGATAAAGTCAATCAATTAGAGGATTATTTGGTTCCAGATTTTAATGTTTCTTATAAACTGCCGCTTGCAAAAAATGAAGTGGTTTTAAGATTCTTATTAAATAATTTCACGGATACTAAGTATGTCAACAACGGTTTTAGTGGACCGTATTACTTTGCGCAAGCAGGAATTAACTTCATGTTTGGGGTTTCTATTAAGCTAAATTAA
- a CDS encoding WG repeat-containing protein encodes MKKFFSLLLMSCFLAAFSQMKEDYLPALIPQKIDGKSGYVSPQGKMVITPEYHIAMFFSEDCNLLNSPNKNARVFGSADFATVEKNSISYRINKKGKRVYQYKKADLGKCSQPYEMSRFKAFTLNGMYGLVSKDSIDLGGYKDFDIYPQYQMLYVLESDRENPMMIAVRNNKFGIVDKQNKVIIPFVYADIKMNLSWKTAHLFEVSKDGKNYFYVDKNNKAY; translated from the coding sequence ATGAAAAAATTCTTTAGCTTACTATTAATGAGCTGTTTCCTTGCAGCTTTTTCTCAGATGAAGGAAGATTATTTGCCTGCATTAATCCCTCAAAAAATCGATGGGAAATCCGGATATGTGAGCCCGCAAGGTAAGATGGTGATCACGCCAGAATATCACATTGCTATGTTTTTTTCTGAAGATTGCAACCTTCTGAATTCCCCAAATAAAAACGCCAGAGTTTTCGGCTCCGCTGATTTTGCGACTGTTGAGAAAAATAGTATTTCTTACCGTATCAATAAAAAAGGAAAACGAGTTTATCAATATAAAAAAGCGGATCTCGGAAAATGTTCCCAACCTTACGAAATGTCCAGATTTAAAGCCTTCACACTGAACGGAATGTACGGATTGGTAAGCAAAGACAGCATTGACTTAGGTGGTTACAAAGATTTTGACATCTACCCACAATACCAGATGTTGTATGTTCTGGAAAGTGACAGGGAAAATCCAATGATGATCGCTGTTCGGAATAATAAGTTTGGGATTGTTGACAAGCAGAATAAAGTCATTATTCCTTTTGTTTACGCTGACATCAAAATGAATCTTTCCTGGAAAACGGCTCATCTTTTTGAAGTTTCAAAAGACGGAAAGAATTATTTTTACGTGGATAAAAACAATAAAGCCTATTAA
- a CDS encoding bifunctional aconitate hydratase 2/2-methylisocitrate dehydratase, with protein sequence MNIYQDYIQEIEERKSQGLHPKPIDGAELLSEIIAQIKDSEHAHREDSLNFFIYNVLPGTTSAAGVKAEFLKEIILGESKITEISPAYAFELLSHMKGGPSIKVLLDLALGNDKDIAKEAANVLKTQVFLYEADTDRLKAAFNEGNEIAQELVDSYAKAEFFTKLPEAPEEVQVVTYIAGEGDISTDLLSPGNQAHSRSDRELHGLCMMTPEAQQEIKALQAQHPDKSVMLIAEKGTMGVGSSRMSGVNNVALWTGKQASPYIPFVNIAPIVAGTNGISPIFLTTVDVTGGIGIDLQNWVKKVDAEGNVIRNENNEPILEEVYSVATGTVLTINTKTKKLYNGDQELKDISKSFTPQKMEFIKAGGSYAIVFGKKLQTWASNLLGIEIPTVYAPSKEITKEGVGLTAVEKIFNKNAVGLSPGKVLHAGSDVRVEVNIVGSQDTTGLMTAQELESMAATVISPIVDGAYQSGCHTASVWDKKAQANIPRLMKFMNDFGLITARDPKGEYHAMTDVIHKVLNDITIDEWAIIIGGDSHTRMSKGVAFGADSGTVALALATGEASMPIPESVKVTFKGDMKAHMDFRDVVHATQLQMLQQFGGENVFQGRIIEVHIGTLPADQAFTFTDWTAEMKAKASICISEDDTLIESLEIAKGRIQIMIDKGMDNHLQVLQGLINKANKRITEIKSGEKPALTPDSNAKYYAEVVVDLDVIVEPMIADPDVNNEDVSKRYTHDTIRDLTYYGGDKKVDLGFVGSCMVHKGDLKIVSQMLRNIERQNGKVEFSAPLVVAAPTYNIIDELKAEGDWELLEKYSGFEFNDNAPKGAARTEYENMMYLERPGCNLCMGNQEKAEKGDTVLATSTRLFQGRVVEDSERKKGESLLASTPVVVLSAIIGRIPNIEEYKAAVEGIDLTKFAPPIKELVAVGH encoded by the coding sequence ATGAATATTTATCAGGATTACATCCAAGAGATCGAAGAGAGAAAAAGCCAAGGCCTTCATCCGAAGCCTATTGACGGTGCAGAATTACTAAGCGAAATCATCGCACAGATCAAAGATTCAGAACACGCACACAGAGAAGACTCTCTCAACTTTTTTATCTACAACGTTTTACCAGGAACCACGAGTGCTGCTGGAGTCAAGGCGGAGTTTTTAAAAGAAATCATCCTTGGAGAATCCAAAATAACTGAAATTTCTCCGGCGTACGCCTTCGAATTGTTATCTCATATGAAAGGCGGTCCTTCAATCAAAGTATTGTTAGATCTTGCTTTGGGTAATGATAAAGACATTGCTAAAGAAGCTGCAAACGTTCTTAAAACTCAGGTTTTCCTTTACGAGGCAGATACAGACCGTTTGAAAGCGGCTTTCAATGAAGGCAACGAAATTGCACAGGAACTTGTTGACAGCTACGCAAAAGCTGAATTCTTTACAAAACTTCCAGAAGCTCCGGAAGAAGTACAAGTAGTAACCTATATTGCAGGTGAAGGTGATATCTCTACGGATTTATTATCTCCAGGAAATCAAGCGCACTCAAGATCCGATCGTGAACTTCACGGTTTGTGTATGATGACGCCTGAAGCTCAGCAAGAAATCAAAGCTTTACAAGCACAACATCCTGACAAAAGCGTCATGCTAATCGCTGAAAAAGGAACAATGGGTGTTGGATCATCCAGGATGTCTGGTGTAAACAACGTGGCTCTTTGGACAGGAAAACAAGCAAGTCCATACATTCCATTTGTGAATATTGCACCAATTGTTGCCGGAACAAACGGAATCTCTCCGATTTTCTTGACAACTGTTGACGTAACTGGAGGAATCGGAATTGACCTTCAAAACTGGGTGAAAAAAGTAGATGCAGAAGGAAATGTAATCCGTAACGAGAACAACGAACCAATCCTTGAAGAAGTTTACTCTGTAGCGACTGGAACTGTTCTTACTATTAATACGAAGACCAAAAAATTATATAACGGCGATCAGGAATTGAAAGATATTTCTAAATCTTTCACGCCACAAAAAATGGAATTCATCAAAGCTGGTGGTTCTTACGCAATTGTTTTTGGTAAAAAATTACAGACTTGGGCATCAAACCTATTAGGAATTGAAATCCCGACTGTTTATGCGCCATCAAAAGAAATTACCAAAGAAGGCGTTGGTCTTACTGCGGTTGAGAAAATCTTCAACAAAAATGCTGTTGGTTTATCACCAGGAAAAGTTTTACACGCTGGATCTGACGTAAGAGTTGAAGTTAACATCGTTGGTTCTCAAGATACAACCGGTTTGATGACTGCTCAGGAATTGGAATCTATGGCAGCAACTGTTATTTCTCCAATCGTTGACGGTGCTTACCAATCTGGATGCCACACAGCTTCGGTTTGGGATAAGAAAGCGCAGGCTAATATTCCTAGATTGATGAAATTTATGAATGATTTCGGATTAATCACAGCACGTGACCCGAAAGGTGAATACCACGCGATGACAGACGTGATTCACAAAGTTTTGAATGATATCACGATTGACGAATGGGCAATTATCATCGGAGGAGATTCTCACACAAGAATGTCTAAGGGTGTCGCTTTTGGAGCCGATTCTGGAACTGTGGCTTTGGCTTTGGCGACTGGAGAAGCTTCTATGCCGATCCCGGAATCTGTGAAAGTAACCTTTAAAGGCGATATGAAAGCACATATGGATTTCCGTGATGTGGTTCACGCGACTCAATTGCAAATGCTTCAGCAATTTGGAGGAGAAAATGTTTTCCAAGGTAGAATCATCGAGGTTCACATCGGAACACTTCCAGCTGATCAGGCATTTACATTCACCGACTGGACTGCAGAGATGAAGGCAAAAGCTTCAATCTGTATTTCCGAGGATGATACTTTGATCGAATCTTTGGAAATTGCAAAAGGCAGGATCCAGATTATGATCGACAAAGGAATGGACAACCACCTTCAGGTTCTTCAAGGTTTAATTAATAAAGCAAACAAAAGAATTACTGAGATCAAGTCTGGTGAAAAACCAGCTTTGACTCCAGATTCTAACGCTAAATATTACGCAGAAGTTGTCGTAGACCTAGATGTGATCGTTGAGCCAATGATTGCTGATCCAGACGTAAACAACGAAGACGTTTCTAAAAGATATACGCACGATACCATCAGAGATTTGACTTATTACGGAGGTGATAAAAAAGTGGATCTTGGTTTCGTAGGATCTTGTATGGTTCACAAAGGCGATTTGAAGATTGTTTCTCAAATGCTTAGAAACATCGAAAGACAAAATGGTAAAGTAGAATTCAGCGCTCCATTGGTAGTTGCAGCTCCTACTTATAACATTATCGATGAATTGAAAGCGGAAGGCGATTGGGAATTATTAGAAAAATACTCAGGTTTCGAGTTTAATGACAACGCTCCGAAAGGCGCTGCTCGTACTGAATATGAAAATATGATGTACCTAGAGCGTCCAGGTTGTAACCTTTGTATGGGTAACCAAGAAAAAGCGGAAAAAGGAGATACAGTTTTGGCCACTTCTACCCGACTTTTCCAAGGAAGAGTTGTAGAAGATTCTGAACGTAAAAAAGGTGAATCTTTGTTGGCTTCTACTCCAGTTGTTGTTTTATCAGCAATCATCGGAAGAATTCCAAATATCGAGGAATACAAAGCAGCCGTTGAAGGTATTGACTTGACAAAATTTGCTCCTCCAATCAAGGAATTAGTTGCTGTTGGTCATTAA